The DNA region TTTAATTTCAACCTTCCCAGAGGCTGTGGCTAACAAGAAATCTGTGTATTTGCAGAACTGATAGTCCACACCCCATTAATACtccattgctgcattagatgcaaCTCAATTGGTTATTCTGAAATTACCAAAATAATCTATGTTCTGAGAAGTTGTTACAGTTGCTGACTTGCTGTCTTGTGAAGTGAACAGACCCCTTGGCTGTGACATGGATTTGCCTTAGGGATGATATGAGGAGTTCAAATTTTGCAGGGATACAGGCAGAAAGTAGATGTATTGTGCCACCACACATAGGGAGACACCAGGAGAGATTAAAACTTTTAAACAGCAGCTCTGTATCTTCCAACAGCACTTTCATTGACTTGTTCCTGGAGCATATTTTGTCTGTAAATATCAAGAGCAGAAGGATCTTCATAATTTTATCCAACTTCATAATTTTATCAAGAGCTGAAACCAAGAGAAATAAAAGCAATGTTTGGAAACCTGGGATATACAAGCTGATGGACTTCAATCATGCTCTACAGAATAATTGTTGGATTTAGATAGTTTATCATAACAGACGAatgattaaaacatcaaactaaaACTCAATTTGTCTTAAGTATCATTAAAAAAATTCTCAAAACCAATAAATTCTCAAAACAAACATCAGATATGTTTAACTATAGAATTTTAATATAACTAGCAAGGAACAAGATAAAAACACTTATTAATTACCCATTACATTGCTTTATCTAGAATACAAATAACTATTACAACACTCCAACTCTAAACTAGCATATTATAATGTGCTTCCAGGTCTAACATAGTACTATGACTTGTACTTGCACCATCCCCATTCTCCCCTTTACTGCCACTACAGCTCCTCAACCTTAAACAGTGCTAACTAGAGATCTCCATTGTGCCTAAAAGACCACAGCTGCACCATTGTTGTTTCTTTGTATGTTGATGATCTATTGCTCACTGTTAGCAATCAATTGTTGATTCATCAGTACAAGGAGGAGCTCAAAAGAAGTTTTGAGATGAATGATTTGGGGAAAATGTCTTATTTTCTTGGTATGGAAATCCTACAACTTCATCAACGAATTTTCATATGCCAAAGGAATTGTGCAATTGAAATTTTTAAAGAAGTTTGGGGTGCAAAATTGTAAGACAGTAAGTACTCTAGCTATGCAAGGTGAAAAGCTTAGCAAAAATGATGCAGCACGGAAGATTATGCAAGGCTATACAGGAGTCTTATTGGATGCCTACTATATCTGTACCACTGCACCGGATATTATGTATGGAACAAGCATACTTTCCGAGTTTAAGCAGAGCCCATGTGAAGTGCATTATAGAGCTGCAAAGAGGGTGATGCAATATGTGAAAGGAACAACAGACTTTGGTGTATTATATGCAAAACATGCAGAAGTAAAACTAATGGGCTTCAATGATAGTGATTGGGTAGGTTCATGTAATGACATGAAAAGCACCTCTAGTTACTGCTTTTCTATTGGCTCAGGCATGATTTGTTGGAGTTCCAAAAAGCATGAGACTGTGGCATAATCCAAAAGCGAGGCGAGTATATTCTTTGTTGCACATcagaaaccaagccatttggctcaGGAAGTTGCTGGTTGATTTGAAGCATGAACAGCTAAATGCTACTGAGGTGCTAAGTGGCAATAAATCTGCTGTTTCTATTGTAAAAAATCTAGTCTTTCATGGAAagactaaaaatattaaaatcaaatatcACTTCCTTAGAGAAGTTGAGAAGGAAGTtcaagtgaaattgaagaattgcagCTCAGAGGATCAAGTCGCTAAATTTAAGGAGGAGTTGTTGATGGTAGGAAATTGCAATCTTTTGTATTTGCTATATGTATCAATGGAATGAATCAGAATATGTTCTTTCCTTTCATTCCCCTTTTTCCTCTATTATTCTTTAGACTACCAACAGAAACTGTGGTTTTGACAAGATTTCACAATGATTATATGTCAAGTTTTCCCTATTTTTGTTGATACAAAATGTTGAAATGGATTAAATTTCCttttcaaaattgtaattttcaattttgatccaTTCAATGCTTCATGCTTCAAATGCTTGATGAACAACGTCATCATTACTAGTTGCCCTTGCTTCTTGTGTATAGAGATATAGTTAGTGTTATGAAATGCATCGTTGTGCGAAGGAATTAGCTAGGTAGTTGCTTAATTAGAATGCTCATGTTTAAGATGTGAAATATTTAAAAACTATATTGCTACTGCAAAATAGTTTAAAAGTCAATTTATTCACTTGCTGAATGCTAATATCAAACTGACATGCATATTGATATTTTACTTGAATGGTGGAGGAGGGCATGGAATAGGAATTAAGTGGAGGTCATTTTTCCTTTTCACTACAAAGACTAAAAACTTCAACCTCACAAGATTTTCTCAAGCTAAACTCCAGTGGTACCAAGGGTGCAAACGCATCCAAGGTGTCATGGCACCAAGAGTATAAACTGCAACTTTTATTCTTTCTGGAATCGCAAGTTTACCAGGACCTTTCAATACTAATAAAACTCTACCACATACCAACTAAATTGTGttcattaaactatttaattattcGGGCTAAAGAAATTGAAGGTTATGAACATTGCACAAAATTCTAAAGCCATCATCCTTTGATTATTGATTCTTCGAAACTATTACAACCAGAATTTTCAAGTCAAAAAATCTACTAGAATATTTAGCTGTATGAATGAAAATGCAACTCAAATGGTTTCTCTGAAATTGCCAGTAATCCCATACAAGTTGATGGACTTCAATCATGGTCTATCGAATAATTGTTGGATTTAGATGGTTATCATAACAGAAGAATGATTAAAAGATTAAACTCAATTTGTCAATAGAATAATTGAACATGTTGATGAATCTATGAAATATAGTAGTGTATCAATTACATCAAAGATGTTTAATCGTAGAAATATAATATAACTAGCAAGGAATAAGATGAACAAATAATCATGTATTAAGATTACTGACTCTCAACTCTAATTAAACTAGAAAATTGTGAATGTAGTTCTAGGTCCAACATGGTACTATGACTTGTGCACCATCGCCATTCTCCCCTTTGCCATCGCTCCTCAACCTTAAATGCCAACCAGAGATCTCCATTGTGCCTAAAAGACCACAAACTGCACTATGTCATTTTGTTTGAACTTCCCGATGATCCTCGATGATTCCTTTCCAAGACTTTCTTCCAACTAGATGTCAACACATAGGTACTGCTACTTTTCAAATTCCATTGCCTTAGCCACATCTCAGACTCAGAACCACAAAGTTCCATGAGTGTAACTGGTATTTTCTCCTTGGGCTCCTTTAACTTTCTCTTCTCATCCTCTATAAGAAAACTGAAATCTCTTATCTGCTTAAAGGGGATTGAGAAACGATCGTGGTGAGTATTCAAATCAGTGGCAAACTTCTGTTTCATTATTACCAACTTCACATCAATGCCTCCTTTTGCTTGAATTTTATGCCACCATTCCTCGTGCATGTCAAGAGGTGTCTTCAAACTAAAATTTGCAAAATTGATTCACGGGCCTTGGTCTCTTCGcaatttctttttcttgttcatcttcattcaTCATTACCACTTTGAAAACATCGCTTGCCACTAAACCTTTTCTTGTTCTCGTTCATGCTCCCAGAAGATTCACATGAAGAAATAAAGATGAATAAGAATGAGGTTTCTTGTCTACGCGTTGTCCGTGGTCTTGGGCACATATGCAGCAAGTCGGTCATCGTGTTTGATCATGGCTTCAGCTCTTACTTGTTGCACAAAAGCAGTCAGAATGCTTTCTTCCACTAACTTGATATAGCCACCATTCTGTCGAAACACCCACCAATATCAGCATCAAGAACTCTGCCCATCTTTATTTCTCCCTTCCTTAGCGAAAAAATATTTCTACACATTTCAACAAACACAAACATATATATAGTTTATAACTTCAATTAATCCTTCAAGATTTGCGATCCTTTGATATATTTGATTAGCTTTCTTTCCATTAATTAATTGTTTGTGATATCTTTTATCTGTAGATATCTTTCATCTGTAAATATCtttcattagtttttttttttttgcattaattaattaattaattatttgtgaTATCTTTCATCTGTCGATATCTTTCCttatttcatttatagtaatcTTGCACTGCTTCAGAATCTTGGAAGCACCCTTGTGTCTAGCTCCATTACCATTGGCTGACATTAATTTGTTATTATCTCCAATTTATTAATAGTTATTATTTTAGCTGACaaagttaatttttaatatgTATAATTTATTAGTAGTTGctttagtttttaatatttaaaattatgggatttttatataatttattaatgataatttaaatttaatcatGATCATGAGtttattctcaaaatttaatttttttttaatttctaaattattttattataaaaattttgatatcttctgtatatatttttttggtattaaaaattttatataatttttatcctAAGAGTcgtaattaattttgaaaaataatagaaataaagtatgaataaagttataggccttaatgaatttttaataattcattctaaagaatttaaatttcaaaaaataattaaaaaaaattattacataTCTTTGATCACTTTGtttattgtaaataatatatattattcatTTGAAGTTCACATTCCATTTATATTCAAGAGTTTCCTAAATAGCGtacccatttacagtgctttcaaaaagtgagaaaaaaaaaggagaaaaaccaAGAAATAGGTGCATTTTTACATTTACATACCCTTTAAATTAGTTAACgtgatataattttaatttttgggtTCCCTTGCTATCATAAGTTTGACGGTTAATCTATTTCATTTTCAATgtttactaaaaaaaataaatatttaaaatcaagttaaaattatcaaaaattaaaaaattgactaCAATAGCAAGAAgtttaaaaatcaattaaaaagtgAGAAGGGGGAACATCGATATTTTCAAAAAcactcttttattatttttattatttataaatgtaCAAAAagcattttttatataaatttgttAGTTCTAACATCTTTATTGGAATAAGATAAAGTGAAGTAATAAAATACGTATCTTTTGTCTTACAATTCTTATTTTAAATGgactataataattttattaaaaaaattgaaactatttttaaaataacttttagtaaataatacattttaatttgtaaaattcaAATATCCATAttctcataccatatttattgtattttatttataatattttaatcactaaaataatgtatattaaaatttttatttcatgtgttttatttataatatttcaattaacttataaattattaattttttttttataacttttttaaTCAActttatttagaaataaaatatagtcATACCAATGAATAACTATATTTAATTagctattaaaaataatatataatgataatattatattatataaaaaatttaaagaaaattatataaaaaagttTTAAATCACGCGTTTACATAATGTGTAAATTAACGTGCAACGTACGTTAAGGTAAAAACcagtattattaaatattaaaagtttattgtatattattaattttttattttgtgatttttgatatttaaaatttaaaatatataaaatatattaaataaaatatttaattaaattaatttaataaatttataatatatttaattaatttatttataaatattaaaatctaaaaaaataataatcacatatttttaactattttaCATTCAAAATATATATCACGTAATTATTAAACCGGATAATATACTTAttgagaaaatgtaatttaaatatatttatcaatataattatttttgtatatacaaaataaattaaattaaattattaataatataaacacgGTGAGCGACAGTGATGGATTACTACAATTATGGGTAAAAGATTATATTATTATGatgatatataatttataatttaataaatcataatataattatcttataaaattaatttttgaaaattaatgACAATGCAAAGATGATAAAGATATGTGTGATATAATTTGTAAATGATATAcggtaataattaaatattaaaaaaaataaatatttaccaaAAACATTAACATTTAAATGTATTTAATTTGAaggatttaaatattaaaatcatgAATTAGTGCAAGCAAACTAAATAAAACAAAGTATTAATTACTAATGATTTAACCAAATTAACTATTTTTGTATTAGAACTTGACTTATTTCtatttaaagaatttaatttaaatgattttataaaaaaattatatacttaaattaaattttaaaatgataaaatttattGCAATGTTATTATTTAACATAATTTACCAAAGACTCTACTTATCATCATTATTTTTAGTTACTATTTCCTTGGTTTATGTGAAGAATTCTTTCAAATTTGATTAAGTATCACTTATCATGTTGATATAGTTTAGatgcaattttatttttcaatacaAAACATTTGCCTTTTTTAAATCCCAATCAAGTTCCATGCCCTACTAATGCAAGTCCCTAATGATTCCATTTCAAGACTTTATTCCCACTACCTTTCAAATTCCATTGCCTTAGCCCTAGCAACATCTTATACTCATCACCACAAGGAACCACAGTGGGCTGAGAAAGTGGCTGCACATTTGAAGAACTCTATTTCAAGTGACTTGGTTTGGTGATAAAGCCTTTCAATAATGTCGAGCTCTTCGCCTGTCAAAGGGACACTAAGTTTATCCAACAAGTCTTCAGTTTGCATCCATTAACCATCATAGTGCCTTTATCAATATGGAAAACCCTTTTGATACAAGGAAGACTAAAAAGAAAGGAAGAGCAACGTTTGGAACCAATAAATCAAACTAGTTGGGATGTTGCTGAAACTAAGGGAAACAAAAGCAATGTTTGGAAACGAATAAATCTCATGCGAGCAAATGGACTTCAATCATGCTCTGTAGAATGGTTTATCATAATAGAAGAAGAATGATTAAAAGATTAAACTAAAACCCAGTTTGTTCTAAGTTTCGTTAAAAAAAACCCAATTAAAAAAATGAACATATCTTCTCAAAACCAATAAATTCTCAAAACAAACATATGGGATGTTTAACTGTAGAAATATAATATAGCTAGACAAAAACGCTAATTATGCATTACATTGCTTAATCTAAAATAGAAATAACTAACCAAGATTACAGCACTCATACTCTAATTAACCTTCATAAACTGGCAAAACAACTAAAATTGGAAAATTATAAATGTAGTTCCAGGTCCAACATTGTACTATGACTTGCAATTGCACCATCCCCATTCTCCCCTTTGCTGCAACTGTCCCCAACCTTAAAACCAGAGTTCTCCATcgtgcctaaaagaccaaagctgCACTATGTCATTTTGTTTGAATTTCCCTAATGATCCCTGATGATTCCTTTCCAAGACTTTCTTCCAACTCGATGTCAACACATAGGTACTGCTACTTTTGAAATTCCACTGCCTTAGCAACATCTTAGACTCATCACCACAAGGTTCCATCAGTGTAATAGGTTTGTTCTCCTTCTGCTCCTTTAGCTTGCTCTTCTCATCTTCTGTAAAAAAACTGGAATCTCTTATCTGCTTAAAAGCGATTGAGAAACGATCATGGTGAGGATTTAAATCAGTAGCAAACAACTATTTCATTATCACCAACTTCACATCAGTGTCTCCTTTTGTTTGAATTTTATCCCGCCACTCATCAGGCATGTCAGGTGGTGTCTCGAAACCAAAATTTGCAAAACAGGTCCTGTTTGGTCTCTTCAGCAATTTCATTTTCTTCTATTCATCTTCAGCACTGTTATCGCTTCTACAACATTGTTTGCCACATACCTTTCTCTTTATTTCGTTTATGCTGCAAGAAGACTTCTCATGAAGAAAAAAAGACGAATGAGAAAGAGGTTTCTTGTCTTGGCATTATCCATGGCCCCTGCTTTTCTTAGGCACAGATGCTGCAAGTTAGTCCTCATGCTTGCTCATGGCTTCAGCTCTTACTTATTGCACAAAAGCAGTCTGAATACTTTCTTCCACTAACTTAATTACATCCACCATTCTATTGAAACACCCACCATCATCATTGGCATCAAGAACTCTGCACATCTTTATTTCTCTCTTCTCAAGCGAAAAAATATTTCTACACATTTCAACAAGCACATACCTATATATAGTTTATGACTTCAATTAATCCTTATTGTAGGAGGATTAGTTTAGGATAAATCCTTGTTGTAGTGGGTTTGAGCTAAATATATTCCATCTTTCTCATTATTGATAGGAAAAAAGTGTAATTAATGATACCCTAGTTAATGAATGGTTCAAGCGGCAATTTAACTCTCTTAAAATCCCTTCAAGATTGGTATTTGTTGATATCTTTCATTAATTTTCTTtgcattaattaattatttgtgaTATCTTTCATCTGTTGACATCATTTATCTGTTGATATCTTTCATTACTTCATTTATAATAATCTTActctacttcaaaatcttgaataCGCTTGATAGGCTTGTGTCTAGCTCCCTTGCCAACGGCtgacattaatttttttattatctctAATTTATTAATAGTTATTATTTTAGTTTATAACGTTAATTTTTAATATGTTTAATTTATTAGCAGTTACTTtagttttatatttaaaattatgggatttttttatataatttattaatgataATTTAAATTTGATCATGATCATGTGTTTATTCTCAAAATTTAgttttctaatttttaaattattgtattataaaaattttgatatctataaaatttttatatatttttttggcattgaaaattttatataatttttatcgtAAGTGTCATAATTATTTTTGAAATACAATGGAAATAAAGTATAGATAAGGTTATAGGCCTTAATGAGTTTTTAATAATTCATTCTAAAGAatttaaatacaatttaaatttccaaaaataattaaaagaaaatattttattgtGTATCTTTGATCACTTTATTTATTGTGAATAACATATATGATTCATTTGAAGTTTACCTTCCATTTATATCCGAGAGTTTCTTAATAGTGTAGCCATTCACAATGCTTTCTGTAAGATTTTGTCCATGACTTTAAAAAAGTAAATGGGCCAAAATCAATTCTTTTAATGTGGcctaatattaattcatatttattttaattaaaaacaatTCTAATTATAATTGTACAAGGATTACTTGAGGGACGTACCAGAGTAAGTCCTTGTATGaccttttgatatatatatatatatatatatatatatatatatatatatatatatatatatatatatatatatcaaaaggtCATACACGTTCTCTTTCATAAAGTGAAAGATATTGGGGTCATTTTAAAAAAGTCTTCCATCGCTAAGTTTTGTGAGTGAATCAAGAAGGGTTAAGAGggatgagaaaataaaagagaatatgtggatgaagaagagaaattgtgaTTAAAAAGCTTGATTCATTCTATCAAGTTTTTATACATCTATGTAGGATTCAAATTAGGAAGataataattctaattatacAATTGTAGTTGATTATAATCTATAATGTAGCCTCAAATACAACAACTAAAAGAGGAATAAATCAAGACAATCAATCAAGACAATATCTCAACACCCCCCTCAAGCTGGAGCATATATGTCATAGGCTGCAAGCTTGTTGCAAATCTATTCAATTTGAGCACCTCGAAGGGACTTAGTAAGGATGTCTACTAACTGATCATTCGAATTAACAAAACTGGCAGCGATGCATCTGATTCAATTTTCTGTCTAATAAAGTGACAATTTACCTCTATATGTTTAGTTCTTTCATAAAAGATTAGATTAAAGGCAATATGAAGAGCTACTTGATTGTCACATATTAACTTCATTTGCTTAACTTCTCCATATCTTAATTGTTGAAGAAGATGCTTTAACCAGATAAGTTCATAAGTAGTTAGGGCCATGGCTCGATATTCTGCTTCTACACTTGACCTGACAATTACATCTTGTTTCTTACTTTTCTAGGATATTAAATTCCCTCCAAGTAAGACACAGTATCCTGAAGTAGAATGTCTATCTGCAGGAGACCCTACCCAATCTGCATCAAAGTATCCAACAACTTGTGAGTGACCTTTGTCCTCATATAACAAACCTTGTGCTGGGgctcttttaattaaattaagaatGTGAATTAATGTGAATTACTACATCCCAATGACTACTACATGCTTAGAGAAATTGACTGGCAACACTTACAGCAAATGAAATGTATGGTCGTGTTATTGTAAGATAATTTAACTTTTTAATCAATTTTCGATATCTACTAAGATCTTCCAATTGCTCCCCCTGTCTAGGACAAGTTTGACATTTCGGTCCATAGGGGTATCTAGACATTTGCAGTCTAGCATTACTATCTCTTCCAGAATATCTAGAGCATATTTCAGTTGAGAAATAGCAATGCCTGTTTTGGACTGGGCTACCTCAATTCCTAGAATATACTTCAATCTCCCTAGATCTTTAGTCTGAACGTGGTCAAACAAATGTTGTTTGAGCTGAGACATTCCATCATGGTCATTACCTATTATGACAACGTCATCAACATATACTACAAGAAGAATACTTTTACCATGTTCATCATGACTAAAGAACACTGAATGAACAGTTTCACTTTGAGACATTCCAAACTATTGGACTACTACACTAAATCAACCAAACCATGCTCTTGGAGACTATTTTAAttcgtttaatgactgtaaaaggcGACAAACCAGCCCAGACTCCCCTTAAGTAACAAAGTctagtggttgctccatatataccTATTTAGCCAATTCACCATGTAAGAAGGCATTTTTAATGTCTAGCTGATGAAGATTCCAATGATTGATTGCTGCTAAAGAGATCAAGAGACAGACTGATGCAGTTGAAGAGCTTGGTTTCTTGCATTCCTTGATGAAAAGGAATTTGAAGGGGAATATTGATACAGATACAGCGTCGCAGGAGCATGGTGCAATGTGAGTTAAGGAAATAAAGTGGATTGGGAAGGCATGAAAGAATATTTGAGCTGTTGGGTTATTAGGGAATCTGTTAAAGCTGTTAGAAGAATTTATTAGATCTATTATCATAGTTATAAAGGAAGCCAATTAACAAGGGACACTTAGCAAGCATTCCAGGATGAAGGAGCATGCAAATATAAGCCAAACAAACTCTTTCTTCTATATGAGATGTATGAGATTATATTGGACAATTGTTGTATTTATGATATGTGATCAATAAAGTCtcttttctattaattctttctCTCCTAAGTGCCATCCTTCATTTCTCTTCTTATCTCTCCCtattcttttattttgttttggTTGATTATGTTTCACCTTTAAAAACCTTACTTAAAAAACCTTCTACTGTCCAAAACACAAGTTCAAGGTTTTTAAACCCTGAAAATCTCCCATTAATTTAAAAAACTTCATCCCGAATGAAAGGTTAAGGTATATgtaaattttaaagagaaaatctttttaatccacTAATTTGGTGGGTTAGAAGATGGTGATTTTTGGAGATTTTTAAAACCTCCAAAACCTTATTAAAAAATCTTCTACTCTTCCAAACACAAGtttagagattttcttaagaataattgttaagcatgagatgttataaatatgtaaatggtttggtggccaatattggatgtacctgaggacattaaaattattggcataataactggctcaatgggatcaacttaactaatgcaagataagtcaataattgatgtacctgagattttgagcattaggggctaggtaaaggattgaacctcacatgagatgtgatgggcaaggagttgctcacttatagtttattgtaattccaataacggatgtacctgaggatgatcaatagaattataagaattcaatcacccattagaaatccatccaactaggatttctgttttctactttggaagtgtaggattcgctaagttagtgggaggactaatttgattaaaagatcataatcattttggctaattacttgatacatttactaattaatctggttattttctactgttaattttatgataataatgagcacagaacaaccaccaccatccaatattcttgcaagtatacttgattgcaataggttgacaggacctaatctctctaattggctaagaaatttgaaacttgtcctgaactttgaacatataggatatgttctagattcaaatgttcctggtcccttacctccagaggccactctagaggaacatgaaactttggacaagtggaaggaacatgatgtgagagctaagtgttacatgtttgtttCCATGGGTAATgacttacagaagcagcatgagaacatgcagagtgcgagtgagatcctccttcacctacaagagttgtatggtgagcacaataggaatgctaggtatgagatatctaggcagctgttctgcatgaggatgtctgagggacagaatgttcgggatcatgtccacaagatgatttggctgattgagcagttggaacatcttgacttcaacatgaatttccaactacagacggatttgatccttcagtcccttcctgagtcttttgggaattttgtgacaaatttccatatgactaaacaggaatgcaccttagctggtttactcaacatgctggttattgcccaaaagaatatgctgggcaataaaggaaaagaggtagctttgattgcatctgcttctgctagaaagtccaacaagaagaagggcaataagaaaaagaaacctcagattcctggtccttctaagaaaatagctaaacagaaagggaagactaaagctgatggaggcaaaggaaagtatttccactgccagaaggatgggcactagaaaaggaactgcccagagtatcttacttgtttgaaggacaagaaggatacaccttcagaaggtatgtccatatcttgttatttagattcgatgatacgcatagttcatctacacttgggctttagatatcgtgccgctcacatttctaatgatatgcaggaactagcaaatagtagcaacttgcgttctcaagatattagagtccggattggcaatggttcaactgttaaagctttagccataagatctaaatctttttacatgtttggacatgttttgtgtttggataatattttatatgtacctgatgcttttaagaacatcatttctatatctagtttgactagaaatggctatgaatttcaattcacagatgatgtttgcaatatttattttgaaaataaatatattgtttcgggttatatgaatgaaagtctttattatttagataataatgacaaacacaaaatgaatgcaagtgatctaaatgaatgcaatgccatggtgaaaaccaactcaagttcaaaacatatttggcacttaaggttatgtcatgctacagaagataggattgcaaaactagagaaaatggggattctatcctcattggcctctaagcctactccaacttgtgaatcttgccttcagggcaaaatgactagatcaccctttgttggataagggctaagggctgaaaatattttggagctaatacatagtgatttatgtggtcc from Hevea brasiliensis isolate MT/VB/25A 57/8 unplaced genomic scaffold, ASM3005281v1 Scaf309, whole genome shotgun sequence includes:
- the LOC131177006 gene encoding uncharacterized protein LOC131177006 gives rise to the protein MQGEKLSKNDAARKIMQGYTGVLLDAYYICTTAPDIMYGTSILSEFKQSPCEVHYRAAKRVMQYVKGTTDFGVLYAKHAEVKLMGFNDSDWLNATEVLSGNKSAVSIVKNLVFHGKTKNIKIKYHFLREVEKEVQVKLKNCSSEDQVAKFKEELLMTTNRNCGFDKISQ
- the LOC131177007 gene encoding putative B3 domain-containing protein At2g27410, with protein sequence MHEEWWHKIQAKGGIDVKLVIMKQKFATDLNTHHDRFSIPFKQIRDFSFLIEDEKRKLKEPKEKIPVTLMELCGSESEMWLRQWNLKSSSTYVLTSSWKKVLERNHRGSSGSSNKMT